A region of Moorena producens PAL-8-15-08-1 DNA encodes the following proteins:
- the atpE gene encoding ATP synthase F0 subunit C, protein MDPIIAAASVVAAALAVGLAAIGPGIGQGNAAGQAVEGIARQPEAEGKIRGTLLLTLAFMESLTIYGLVISLVLLFANPFS, encoded by the coding sequence ATGGATCCAATCATTGCTGCTGCTTCAGTTGTCGCTGCTGCTCTCGCTGTCGGTTTAGCTGCTATCGGCCCTGGTATCGGTCAAGGAAATGCTGCTGGTCAAGCTGTAGAAGGTATTGCTCGTCAGCCGGAAGCTGAAGGAAAAATTCGCGGTACTCTGCTGTTAACCTTGGCATTTATGGAATCCCTGACTATCTATGGTCTGGTAATTTCTCTGGTTCTGCTGTTTGCTAACCCATTTTCTTAG
- a CDS encoding F0F1 ATP synthase subunit B', with translation MFDFDATLPLMALQFLVLTVVLNAIFYKPLTKTLDERDEYIRNQESDAKERLSKAEKMAKEYEEQLGQARKQSQAVIAAAQEDARKMAAQAVAEAQQEAQAERSKAQEEIDQQKQQAMASLEQQVDELSGQILEKLLGPALVR, from the coding sequence ATGTTTGATTTTGATGCTACTCTGCCTCTGATGGCATTGCAGTTTCTAGTTTTGACAGTCGTATTAAATGCCATATTCTATAAGCCACTGACAAAAACGCTGGATGAGCGTGACGAATACATCCGGAATCAGGAATCTGATGCCAAAGAACGCTTGTCTAAAGCCGAAAAAATGGCTAAAGAGTATGAAGAACAGTTGGGTCAAGCCCGGAAGCAGTCTCAAGCTGTGATCGCTGCTGCTCAAGAAGATGCCAGAAAAATGGCAGCTCAAGCGGTCGCTGAAGCCCAACAAGAAGCTCAGGCTGAACGATCAAAAGCTCAAGAAGAAATTGATCAACAGAAACAGCAAGCAATGGCTTCCCTCGAACAACAAGTGGATGAGCTATCTGGCCAAATCTTAGAAAAATTGTTAGGGCCAGCGTTAGTAAGATAA
- a CDS encoding F0F1 ATP synthase subunit B, translating into MGNLVLLATEAHGEGGFGLNFNILETNLINLSILLGVLYYFGSKLVGNILSERRSKIEQAIKEVEARQRQGAEALADQQQKLAQAQVEAENIRAAAEVNAKAAKEAILAASAQEIERMKESAVQDLNSERERAMAELRQRVATMAMAKVDSQLRDTLDNSAQQQLIDRNIALLGGGS; encoded by the coding sequence ATGGGGAATTTAGTATTATTGGCAACAGAAGCTCATGGAGAAGGTGGTTTTGGATTAAACTTTAATATTCTTGAAACCAACCTAATCAACCTGAGTATTTTGTTGGGAGTACTCTACTACTTCGGAAGCAAATTAGTGGGAAACATTTTGAGTGAGCGACGCTCAAAAATTGAACAGGCGATTAAAGAAGTAGAAGCTCGTCAAAGACAAGGAGCCGAAGCCTTAGCAGATCAACAGCAGAAGTTAGCTCAAGCCCAAGTCGAGGCAGAAAACATTCGTGCTGCAGCAGAAGTTAATGCTAAAGCAGCTAAAGAGGCAATTTTGGCCGCTTCGGCTCAAGAGATTGAACGGATGAAAGAATCAGCAGTTCAGGATTTGAACTCCGAAAGGGAACGAGCCATGGCCGAACTACGCCAGCGAGTTGCTACTATGGCAATGGCTAAGGTTGATTCCCAACTAAGAGATACATTAGATAATTCCGCTCAACAACAATTAATTGACCGCAACATCGCTCTGTTGGGAGGTGGCTCATGA
- the atpH gene encoding ATP synthase F1 subunit delta, with protein MKGGFLSGQVLEPYAEALLDLAKSDSELKGKLSEDVDTLLSLLKESPQLQEFLGSPVVRAEDKIGVLQQIAGDQLHPYTMNFLRILVDRGRIAFLEGICLKYQELLRELDQTVLAEVSSAIELSEAQQESVREKVKSLTGANQVELDTKIDPDVIGGVIIKVGSQIFDASLKGQLRRIGMALTS; from the coding sequence ATGAAAGGTGGTTTTTTGAGTGGCCAAGTACTCGAACCTTATGCAGAAGCGTTGCTCGATTTGGCTAAGTCCGATAGCGAACTCAAAGGCAAACTGAGTGAGGATGTAGATACTCTGCTGAGTCTTTTGAAAGAATCGCCGCAATTGCAGGAGTTTTTAGGCTCTCCTGTGGTCAGAGCTGAGGATAAAATCGGGGTGTTGCAACAAATTGCTGGGGATCAACTTCACCCCTACACCATGAATTTTTTGAGGATTCTAGTAGACCGTGGGCGCATTGCGTTTTTGGAAGGCATTTGCCTGAAGTACCAAGAACTTCTCAGGGAGTTAGATCAAACTGTTTTGGCTGAGGTCAGTTCAGCAATAGAACTTTCTGAAGCTCAGCAAGAATCAGTTCGTGAGAAAGTTAAGTCCCTCACGGGAGCCAATCAGGTAGAACTGGATACAAAAATTGACCCGGATGTAATTGGTGGTGTGATCATTAAAGTCGGGTCTCAGATATTTGATGCCAGTCTAAAAGGACAACTCCGTCGCATCGGTATGGCTCTGACTAGTTGA